tcacctccatgtctccctgttgctgctctgctgtttgttctgtgtgttctgattaaatacaggtgtgtttgccccagtttaacacctgccctgacatcgggctgtgcgtcatttttttcctccgcctaccggccgagagtcatttttgcccggaagcataaatacgacgcacgggcgtttgcgtcgttttttggacgggaacgcctaccctgcatatcattaacacagggtgggttgccgcatccaagaaatgacgcacacagcggaattttgtcgtctgcgggctcgggcgtcagtttaaatatggggcaacgtttgcgctgattgtgcgtcaaatttgacgcgcaaacggagtataaatatgccccctagtgtctccTGTACATGTGCAACACAAACAGGTGATGAACGGAAAGCTTAAATtaactcagtgtaggaaagtaccatcttgcctggcatgttacccccatatttcactgtatatatgttgttttagttgtatgtgtcactgggaccctgacagccagggccccagtgctcataagtgtgccctgtatgtgttccctctgtgatgactaactgtctcactgaggctctgctaaccagaacctcagtggttatgctctctttgctttccaaattgtcactaacaggctagtgaccaatttcaccaattcacattggcatactggaacacccttttaattccctagtatatggtactgaggtacccagggtattggggttccaggagatccctatgggctgcagcaattcttttgccacacatagggagctctgacaattcttacacaggcctgccactgcagcctgagtgaaataacatccacgttatttcacagccatttaccactgcacttaagtaacttataagtcacctatatgtctaacctttacctggtaaacgttgggtgctaagttacttagggtgtgggcaccctggtactagccaaggtgcccccacattgttcagggcaaattccccagactttgtgagtgcgcggacaccattacacgcgtgcactatacataggtcactacctatgaatagcgtcacaatggtaactccgaacatggccatgtaacatgtctaagatcatggaattgtcaccccaatgccattctggcattggggagacaattccatgatcccccgagtctctagcacagacccgggtactgccaaactaccttttctggggtttcactgcagctgctgctgccaacccctcagacaggtttctgccctcctggggtccagccaggcttggcccaggaaggcagaacaaaggacttcctcagagagagggtgttcaccaattaattaccaatggctgagattaagtcaagcattccaccAGTACTATACTTCAGCGcaactggtatgcccagacgtgggttgcgCTCATTGTGCCACAAGAACCAAGCTAcatctgactgaagagcagcaatcAAGGGGaggctgagagagcataaccactgaggttctggttagcagagcctcagtgagacagttagtcataacacaggtaacacatacagggcacacttatgagcactggggccctggctggcagggtcccagtgacacatacactaaaacaacatatatactgtgaaatatgagggtaacatgccaggcaagatggtactttcctacagagtgtgATCCCCAAATAGGGATCcagtcactagacaccagggtttttattAGGTCAGAATATTTTTGGGGAATTGGGGGCACCCTAGGCacgggccttcccccccccccacccccccccccccaccaccaccaagggacaCATTTGTCTTTTTGCCCCACTGCTGGATGGGGTGTTCATCCCAAATCTGCTCGATGTGGAGCGGGTGTGGCGTAACGGCCGGAGCTGCCGACcacggagctggggaaccaggttcgagtctcagcatcagcttaacatcctgggattctgggcaaatcacttcatctctctGTGCCTACCAAaagaatgaatgtgtccttgtgcaactaatggtgctcatgtaaagcgctccaatacctttggtttGAGTTCACGCTATATGAAAAaaatactagacaccagggatagactttacttttgcaaataaaaaagtaaggtgtgtgtgtgggtgtactaCCCTGTGATAGGGCCCGTTCCTCCAGCCCTAAAACCCCCAACGGTCTTTAAGCccaccaatggcaagcaagaggaaatttttaTTCTTCTGCCGTAGTTTTGACATGTGGACCAGGAGGCTAAGAGTAAATCCAAAATTCCTCTTACTTGCCCAAGTGAATGGCTGAACTAATCAGCCCATTCTTTTTCACCCAGGAAAACCAACTAACACTAGCCGatatgaaaagtagacacctaggggattccaagttgCTGTGCCTTGCATGGATACAACAATGccttgcaaagctcaaactttgcctaaaatcatgcactcttttcacatttctgtgaaagaaagttccagaatccgcagggaatcacaaattacctaccactcacattcctcccacttctcccaataaaaaaaaGGTACCCCACTTGACTAACACCTGCAACACAAAAGgctccaaaacccaacatggagaaATCAGCAATAGGGGTTGCGCTGGTATTTTGGTCCGGGCTGGACagccacccagagaaacctaccaaatccagacatttctgaaaactagcgccCCAGAGGAGGCTAGGGTGGGGATTCCTTACTTGGATCCCACAACAGTTTCTAACCCACACTGCCCTGCAAATTTAATCGTTGcctaaaattacacattttccttgcacttctgtgatgtaaacttctgTAATCtggagggatccacaaaattcctaccacccagcgttcccccacttgtcccaataaaaacactaccccacttgtgtggctgggcccggATTCATGATAAGATGTTGTTAGCTCTCAGGCATTCTGGAGGAGACAGCGGGTGGAGAAAATCAGGGAGTAAGGAGGCAGGCCGTGTCAATACTCAcccactccattctgcaacacttcGTTCCTAAAATTTGGTGGTGAGTTTCGGCACAGATTGTGAACCCACGACTCTTAcagaacggatcaaaccaaggtcaataggaATCCTTGCACAGGGGACTCCCATTAGCCCTGGTATGGCCCGTTCCAGTCACCTGAGAAATGTATTCACAGAAACCTAACTATCACTTGCGTCCTAAATAGTTTTATCAGTAGAACTGTAAGTTTGTACAAATTctgcagccatttcaatgggaaatgtactgtctgtacatGACAACTccctaccacacaatgctttgttacattaaaaagaaatcatcttgcctcatgtccattaaaggtaggtgggcCACGaacgtttgtcattctaaaaagtggTTTATGGTTCAAAAAATGTTGGGAACCATTGACCTACACAGTAAATTTACTTTCAATTGCCAAATTATAACAGTGAATAGAATCGTGATCTAACTCGCAGCTAGATCTGTGCTTTACAAGTACCGGCTTGTTTGGCACCTCCGACTGTCACTCTGCAGTCATTTCTTGATTTCTACTTCACCGTACCCGCTGCCCGCCTTGTTGCCCACTGCTGTTTGCCTTCGTCTCTGCCTATCCACCTCAGTCTGCCTACAATTTATAGTGTTTTGTTGGGCCACGGGCGTGTGCCCCCCAGTTTGCCTCTCACACCGTGGGTCCTGTGCGTCTCTTTGCTGGTCACTCAGCAAGTGTTGCTCATGTTGATTTGTCTTTCTTACAGCCAGTCATGTTGAGCACCTCAGTGTACCATCACCTCTTTTGCTTGGCTTTCCTACTCACTAAACACAGAGGACCACTCTCAAAGTTCAGCATGAAAGGACTTCTCACGCCTGGTGTGGTCTGAAAGTGTCATTACCACTAGGAGTAGATTGCTTTCAGGCGATCTGACAGTCACAATGAGCCACATCTGCCATGGAGGGCTGGGTGCATGGAGCACCCTGTGGTGAGTCTTTATGTATGGTTCCCAGAAACCCCTGGGTGGGATCTGGCGACAGTTCCCCCGCTCTGGCTCACCAGCCTGACCTATGAGACAAAAAAACACTGCAGTGCCCTTTGCCTTTCTTGCACAACAGACTGAATCCCAGTTCACCCACAAAATTAACAGAGTTGTGTGTGGATAAATGCAGAGTTCAAATGCATTGAAGTGCACAGAAAATATACGAATACGTCCATGTACaccaaatgagtggaaaatgtgtaaaTATGTCATCTTTTTGTACAAACAACACTTTTATTATTTAACTGAAAAACACAATTTCCAACTTGATATGTGGAGCTATTCGGAGCAATAAACAAGAAATGCACCTTTGTATTTCCTGTCTAAAGGTCATGACACTGGACATGCCCCCTACTGTGGGGCCAAGACTCACGTTCAGGGACAAACAGTGTCTGTTTGCACTGCCTTATGTTCTCAGGGAATGCTTCAGTCCCAGCCTCAAGGAGCTTAGCTACCTACAGCAAGGAGCCTACCTACCTACAGCTAGGAGCCTACCTACCTACAGCTAGGAGCCTGCCTAGCTACAGCAAGGAGCCCAGCTACTTACAGCAAGGAGCCTACCTACCTACAGCAAGGGGCCTAGCTACAGCAAGGAGCCTAGCTACAGCAAGGAGCCCAGCTACTTACAGCAAGGAGCCCAGCTACTTACAGCAAGGAGCCCAGCTACTTACAGCAAGGAGCCCAGCTACTTACAGCAAGGAGCCCAGCTACTTACAGCAAGGAGCCCAGCTACTTACAGCAAGGAGCCTACCTACCTACAGATAGGGGCCTAGCTACAGCAAGGAGCCTAGCTACTTACAGCAAGGAACCTACCTCCTTACAGCAAGGAGCCTAGCTACCTTCAGCAAGGAGCCTAGATACAGCCTAGCTACCTACAGCAAGGAGCCTAGCTACCTACAAGGGGCTTAGCTACCTACAGCAAGGAGCCTAGCTACCTACAGCAAGGAGCCTAGCTACCTCCAGCAAGGAGCCTAGCTAACTCCAGCAAGGAGCCTACCTATTTACAGCAAGGAGCTTAGCTACCTACAGCAAGGAGCCTAGCTACAGCCTAGCTACCTACAGCAAGGAGCCTAGCTACCTACAAGGGGCTTAGCTACCTACAGCAAGGAGCCTAGCTACCTACAAGGGGCTTAGCTACCTACAGCAAGGAGCCTAGCTAACTCCAGCAAGGAGCCTAGCTAACTCCAGCAAGGAGCCTAGCTAACTCCAGCAAGGAGCCTAGATACCTTCAGCAAGGAGCCTAGATACAGCCTAGCTACCTACAGCAAGGAGCCTAGCTACCTACAAGGGGCTTAGCTACCTACAGCAAGGAGCCTAGCTACCTACAGCAAGGGGCTTAGCTACCTCCAGCAAGGAGCCTAGCTAACTCCAGCAAGGAGCCTACCTATTTACAGCAAGGAGCTTAGCTACCTACAGCAAGGAGCTTAGCTACCTACAGCAAGGAGCCTAGCTACAGCCTAGCTACCTACAGCAAGGAGCCTAGCTATGGAAGCTGCTGCTTCAATCATGGTCAGCAGCGCAGTCGCCAGGGCAGCTGGAAGCCAAATCATCTTCATCCTCATAGGCAGTTCCACACCAAATGCAGTAGAAATATTTCTCTCTTAAATAGGCTGTCAGAGCCTGCAGCATCTCCAGGGAACTTAACTCTTCAGCCGTGGAGTCCTCTTGGTCACCctcaccttcctcctcctcctcctcctcctcctcttcctctttcagTTTCTCAATCTTAGGCCAGAACCACAGTTCTTGAGGGGCTTGGATGCCCTTCTGCTCGTCGAGCTGCAGACAGGCTCTTTGACTTTTCCTAAAATCTGTCTCAATTCTCATCTCTTCGTGCTTGCTCTTGAAACGCAGTCGGAAGTGATCTGCAGCTTGCTCGGACGCGTGCTGCCTCATCTGTATCTTTCTCCTGTAGTTTTCCAGCTTCTCTTCTGCTTTGCGCTTCTGCAACTCTTCATGGCCAAGTCCACTTCTACCTGTTAAAAAGATATTCATTAGATTCAGGGAATAAATATCATGTAAACCACAGATatctaaaagaaaaaaatgggTTAATTCAGTGTGAAATGTAAGTGGAATTTTGTGAGGGGGTGGGAGGCACGGGGGTATGTCGCTTGGCATAAGGAACGATGGAAGACATGCGAGTGAACTGCGTGTGCAGGGCCATCTACAAGACAAGCAGGAATAAAAGGGTAATGTGCTTACCTAAGACATGAAGGCAGGCACAGTCATTTAAAGCTTGCAAGAAGATCAGTCATCATGCAAAAGGCAAGTGAACATACACTGTACTGACCATTGTTTGGACGGCGTTGGAGAGTTTGATGTGGAGTTGTGTGGAAGTGGAATATGGTGTCAGGCCCCTTTCAGGGAGACAAGTGGGAAGCCGGGGCTAGTGGGCCTCACCTCTAGGGCTGAGCATGTTTGTTTATGATGTTCCAGGGTTCATCTGACTGTGGCTCTCCTTTAGCACTCAGTGGTAGCGAAGCAGGTAGCGTGATGGTACACAAGTTGGGACCTCAACAACCACCCAGCAGCGCAATAATTAACTGTCCAACCCAGTGCTTTActttacaaaaaaagtgctttattctaCACATTTAAAGTGTTATGTTATCTGGATTTGAATATTGTTTCTTATCATAGGGTGTCCAGGTGCTGGGGCAGGTGTACGGGTGGCAAGTCTTGTAGTTATTTGAAGAGCTAGTTCTTCAGCCTCTTGAGGAATTCAGGAAGCATAGAGGAGGCCCCGCGGTgtagagggaggtcattccatgtttgAGAGCAATGTGGAAGAAAGCTAGGCCTCATGTTCTCCTTTTGAAGATCCCGGTGGTGGGGAgactgagtgcaggtgtctggaggttTGGCTGAAGTAAATGCGTGTGTTGAGGAATGCCGGCCGTATGCAGTGCACTGCCCTGTATGCGAGTGTGGACTTTGAATTGACACAGTGTATCGGAAGCCAGTGGTTTTCTGAgttgtggggtgatgtgggtgcaacATCTAAGATAAGTCTTGCTGCGGCGTTCTCGATGGCCTGAAGAGGTGGTTATAAACTGCAGCTTAGAAAGCGATGCCGTACTCTAGTCTGCTAGTGACAAGGGCTGGAGTGACTTGTGCCTGGTGTTCctgaggatccatttgaagatttttgtgAGGATGCGTAGCATAAGAAAGCAGGAGGAGCTGGCTGAGTTTACCTGTGCTGACATGTTGCTTTCTCCTCTTAGATGATTTGCAGGTTTCTTGCATGGTGAGTGGATGTTGGACCACGCTCtgacagccaccaggtggagtcccaggggGAGTTCCTGCTCCCGACgatcagcacttctgtcttgttggagtgaAGTTAAGGCAGTTTGTATTCATCCATTTTGCTGTGCTGACTATTCAATCAGTGaatttggtgctggtggtggtggacttgtCGGACATTGACTGGATGGGTTGGGATGACAGATGAACCTTGGGGACTCTGCAGATCAAGTCCTTGGGCTTCGATGTGTACTGTGGGAGTCTGACTGTGTTCTTCCTGTAATGAGCAAGCATATCCATTTGCGGGCTGTCCTTGAATGCTTTTTTCATAAAGTCTTTTCATGAGGCTGGAGTGTGAcgcagtgtcaaaggcagcagagtgGTCCAGAATTATTATTATGGTGATATCTCCTGTTTCTAGTAGGGTTCAAATCTCATCTGTGTCAGCCATGAGTTGTGTCTCCGCTCTATGGTTGCGTCAAAAACCGGACTCTGAGTGGTCGAGAAGGTTGTGGAGTTACAGGTGGTTGGCGAGTTGTTGGTTGGTTGTCTTCTCATTCACTTTGGCTGGGTACAGAAGCAGAGACATAGGGCAGAAGTTGCTCATCTCGCTGGAGTTGTCGGAAGGTTCCTTACGGAGGGACGTGACTGCTGCATGTTTACAGTCTTTGGGGAAGGTAACAGAGTTGATGATACCTGTGAGGAATTTACTGATCAGTGGGCTTCCTAAGTTTTAAAATGTGATGTGGACAGGGGGTCTGCTAGACCCTGGAGTGGATGTTTTTCATACTGTAGTAATGTTTTCCTTAgtgagtgttcaccagttgctgggTGTCCAGGTAGGACGTGGGCAGGTTGGTGATgatgtctttgtttttgttttttctaagtTGTTGTAGAGCTTTTCAACTGTGCTGTGAAAGAAGTTTGAGagtttgtcacagagttcctgggaaggagtgATGGAGTTGGCCGTGGCTTCCAGGGTGGTGAACTCCTCGATGATTGAAAATATCTCTTTGTGGTTTTAGGAGCTAGCTTCAATCTGATCTGTGAGGGATTTTGTCTTAATGGCTCTCAGCAGATGGTGGTAGTGCCTGATTGAGGCCTAGTAGGTAGATCTCACATCAGCTTTGTGCTTGGATTGCCATTTCCTTTCCAGCTCCTTGCAGTATCTTTTGTAGTTTTGGAGTTCATCGGTGTACCAGGTGGCTTCTCTGATCGTTCTGCGGTGTTTATGAATTTTGATGGGCTCAAGTGCCTCAGCACAGTTCAAGATCCACTGATTGAACTTGGTGATATCCTCGACTAGGTTGTCAGTGGTGTTGGTTTGGTTTGAGTGCGCTGCgaaagtctgtttctgttaactgTTCCAGTTCCGGCTGGGTATGTGGATGCTGGTGGGTGCTTTGACTTTTGGAGTGGAGATTGTGAAGTGGATGACGGAGTGGTGGGTCCATGTGAGTGGCGGAACAGAGTTGTAGAT
The genomic region above belongs to Pleurodeles waltl isolate 20211129_DDA chromosome 1_1, aPleWal1.hap1.20221129, whole genome shotgun sequence and contains:
- the GPATCH11 gene encoding G patch domain-containing protein 11 gives rise to the protein MAAASDEEDDYMSAAFISTEQDIRPGIPIARRVQEAYQKEQKHKEANLKNRQKSLKEEEKERREIVLNSAIGNENKGFALLQKMGYKKGQSLGKHGDGIAEPIPLRIKTGRSGLGHEELQKRKAEEKLENYRRKIQMRQHASEQAADHFRLRFKSKHEEMRIETDFRKSQRACLQLDEQKGIQAPQELWFWPKIEKLKEEEEEEEEEEEGEGDQEDSTAEELSSLEMLQALTAYLREKYFYCIWCGTAYEDEDDLASSCPGDCAADHD